A region from the Coffea eugenioides isolate CCC68of chromosome 9, Ceug_1.0, whole genome shotgun sequence genome encodes:
- the LOC113782376 gene encoding uncharacterized protein LOC113782376 — protein sequence MIIKGKDVRKIVYSDQPVLLMICKHVLLNVDELDKALPSSVVALLQEFEDVFSDEIPDGLLPIREIEHQIDLIPGAPLPNKPAYQMGPEETKELQRQVDGLLDYVVSSQGIKVDESKIEAIKQWPTPKIVADVRSFHGLAGFYRRFVNDFSTIAMPLTAVAKKNDKFHWGEAQEKSFLTLKDKLTHAPVLELPNFNKTFEIECDASGVGIRAVLLQVKRSCAFFSEKLGGAALNYPTYDKELYALVRAMETWQHYLRPREFVIHTDHESLKFLKGQTKLSKRHAKWLCVSNSSIRDLLVREAHSDGLMGHFGIVKTLAMLQERFYWPHMRRDIECMLIDFQRWLILSPCHNTDDASHTANLFFKEIVRLHGMPQTIVSGRDVKFLSYFWKTLCSKLGTKLLFSTASHFQSDGQTEVVNRTLGTLLRVLIKKNLKSWEECLPHVEFAYNRTVHSATHYSPFEVVYGFNPLTPLNLAPLPSSEQISLDGKKKADFVRRLHEAVRANIERRTQ from the exons atgataatcaagGGTAAGGATGTCAGGAAAATTGTGTATTCTGATCAGCCTGTGTTACTTATGATTTGCAAACACGTGCTCTTGAATGTTGATGAACTCGATAAGGCCTTGCCTTCGAGTGTAGTTGCTttgttgcaggaatttgaggacgTGTTCTCTGACGAGATCCCTGATGGATTACTACCCATTCGAGAGATTGAgcaccaaatcgacctcattcctggagcaccattaCCCAACAAACCAGCCTACCAAATGGGCCCGGAGGAAACTAAGGAACtccaaaggcaagttgatggcctactAG ACTATGTTGTGAGTTCACAGGGCATCAAAGTAGACGAATCCAAGATCGAAGCCATCAAACAATGGCCAACACCAAAGATAGTTGCGGATGTGCGAAGCTTCCATGGTTTGGCTGGCTTCTACCGGCGTTTCGTCAACGACTTCAGTACCATTGCTATGCCATTGACTGCAGTGGCAAAGAAAAATGACAAATTCCATTGGGGAGAAGCACAAGAAAAATCTTTCCTTACTCTTAAGGACAAACTCACACACGCACCTGTCTTAGAATTACCTAATTTTaataaaacttttgaaatcgaatgtgatgcttctggtgtaggaaTTAGAGCTGTGTTACTGCAAGTTAAGAGATCTTGTGCATTCTTTAGCGAGAAACTGGGAGGTGCGGCACTGAATTACCCCACATATGACAAGGAGTTGTATGCACTTGTGAGAGCCATGGAAACATGGCAACATTACCTCCGTCCACGAGaattcgtgatacacactgacCACGAATCGTTGAAATTTCTCAAGGGGCAGACGAAATTGAGCAAAAGGCATGCCAAGTGG TTGTGTGTGTCTAATTCTTCCATTCGAGATTTGTTGGTTCGAGAGGCACATAGTGATGGTCTCATGGGACATTTTGGCATTGTTAAGACATTAGCAATGTTGCAAGAGCGCTTTTATTGGCCACACATGCGTAGGGATATTGAatgcatg TTGATAGATTTTCaaagatggctcattttatccccttGCCATAATACTGATGATGCATCACATACTGCtaacttgtttttcaaagaaattgtgCGTTTACATGGTATGCCTCAAACAATTGTTAGTGGTAGAGATGTTAAGttcttgagttacttttggaagactttgtgctCTAAACTTGGCACTAAATTGTTATTTTCGACCGCTAGTCATTTCCAAAGTGATGGACAAACTGAGGTTGTCAATCGCACTCTTGGAACTTTGTTAAGGGTCTTAATTAAGAAAAACCTTAAgtcttgggaagagtgtttgccacatgttgaatttgcttataatagaACAGTTCACAGTGCaacacactactcaccttttGAGGTTGTTTATGGGTTTAATCCCTTAACTCCCCTCAACTTGGCACCCTTACCATCCTCTGAGCAAataagcttagatgggaaaaagaaagctgaCTTTGtacgcaggttacatgaagctgTTCGAGCCAATATTGAAAGGCGTACTCAGTAA